A genomic segment from bacterium encodes:
- a CDS encoding VOC family protein: MSDGKRNALNWFEIPSSDFQRAKKFYETILGAELHATTMGDYQMAFFPMDEGKVGGAVTHHAMMKPSADGTTVYLNANPDLTTILDRIGKAGGQVIVPKTEITPEIGFFAMFIDSEGNKVALHSQK, translated from the coding sequence ATGTCCGACGGAAAACGCAATGCGCTAAATTGGTTCGAAATTCCTTCCAGCGACTTTCAGCGCGCAAAGAAATTCTACGAGACCATTCTTGGCGCCGAATTGCACGCAACTACCATGGGCGACTACCAGATGGCTTTCTTCCCGATGGATGAAGGCAAAGTCGGCGGCGCAGTGACTCATCATGCCATGATGAAACCGAGTGCCGACGGTACAACTGTCTATCTCAACGCCAATCCCGATCTCACGACAATCCTCGACCGCATCGGCAAAGCCGGCGGTCAGGTGATCGTTCCCAAAACCGAAATCACTCCTGAAATCGGATTCTTCGCGATGTTTATTGATTCCGAAGGCAACAAGGTCGCGCTGCATTCGCAGAAGTAA
- a CDS encoding VOC family protein: MKKVTGIGGIFFKCKDPKAVRAWYQTHLGLNVNQYGTVFEWRQADDSTKKGFSQWSPFGEKTKYFEPSTKEFMINYRVADLEALVAELKRDSVVVTDTIETYDYGKFVHIMDLEGNKIELWEPNDIEYEKLGIQEGAVTTK, encoded by the coding sequence ATCAAGAAAGTCACCGGCATCGGCGGCATCTTCTTCAAATGCAAAGACCCCAAAGCCGTGCGAGCGTGGTATCAAACTCATCTGGGATTAAACGTGAATCAATACGGCACTGTCTTCGAATGGCGGCAGGCTGATGACTCAACGAAGAAGGGCTTTTCGCAGTGGAGTCCGTTTGGCGAAAAGACAAAGTACTTCGAGCCGTCAACAAAGGAGTTCATGATCAACTACCGCGTTGCCGATCTCGAAGCGCTTGTTGCAGAACTGAAAAGAGATTCGGTGGTTGTCACCGACACCATTGAGACCTATGATTACGGGAAATTCGTTCACATTATGGATCTTGAGGGCAACAAGATCGAACTGTGGGAACCCAACGACATCGAATATGAAAAGCTCGGCATCCAGGAAGGCGCCGTGACGACGAAGTGA
- a CDS encoding AAA family ATPase codes for MGEKIGPIRVAVTGGPGAGKTSLLQGLKQRGYAVIPEVAREIIAERNSEGLSPRPSPMEFAKAIMDRDIAQYELTRSSNGIIFFDRSLLDSLGMLAELGQLSDIERRRLLEQYPYHSTAFILPPWHEIYRTDSERDQSFEDAERVYLALRDWYTRCHFNVIDVPTGTIDERCDFVVLELGERLHF; via the coding sequence ATGGGTGAAAAGATAGGTCCGATTCGAGTAGCGGTGACTGGAGGGCCGGGCGCCGGCAAGACTTCCCTTCTTCAGGGACTCAAGCAGCGCGGGTACGCAGTGATCCCGGAGGTGGCTCGCGAGATCATCGCTGAACGCAATAGTGAAGGGCTCAGTCCCAGACCCTCGCCGATGGAATTTGCTAAGGCGATCATGGACCGCGATATAGCTCAGTATGAGTTAACGCGAAGTTCCAACGGGATCATTTTCTTCGATCGTAGTTTGCTCGACTCGCTCGGGATGCTGGCCGAGTTGGGTCAGCTCTCTGATATCGAGCGACGAAGGCTACTCGAGCAGTACCCTTATCATTCTACCGCCTTCATCTTGCCGCCGTGGCATGAAATCTACCGCACGGATTCCGAGCGAGACCAGAGTTTCGAGGATGCAGAGCGTGTTTACTTGGCGCTTCGAGATTGGTATACACGGTGTCACTTCAACGTAATCGATGTACCAACTGGGACTATTGATGAACGGTGCGACTTCGTAGTGCTAGAGCTTGGAGAGCGCCTACATTTCTGA
- a CDS encoding dockerin type I repeat-containing protein has translation MSARIVITFLMLLVVSSNRLTFGSDCTDSTLGLVPLTELTGTYLGQLGGLYPAGLNVPPAAHDSAGKAISLQFLPLDTAGVIDPVNGVWVLLSVGMSNCTQEFTTFMAGLVGDTTLHPRLRIVDGAQGGQTAFKIQHDTASFWNNIDTKLATAGFTRKQVQAIWFKEADASPSAAFPVHANILRDEFVKIAQVIKSKFPNSKQLFASSRTYAGYASTGLNPEPYAYESAFAVRWLIEAQISGNDSVNFDPALGVVNSPWLAWGPYLWADGVVPRALDSLQWFCSDFITVDGTHPDTSGRAKVANLLEQYFKTSDYSKVWFLKGPVAVVGDADGNGQLTISDAVYLINYVFSGGPSPDPIDLGDADCTRTVTISDAVYLIRYIFAGGPAPCRR, from the coding sequence ATGAGCGCCAGAATTGTTATCACATTTCTAATGCTGTTAGTCGTTAGCTCAAACAGATTAACATTTGGCTCTGATTGCACCGACTCAACATTGGGACTTGTCCCGCTGACGGAACTGACTGGTACCTATCTCGGCCAACTCGGCGGTCTGTATCCGGCGGGCTTAAATGTTCCACCGGCCGCGCACGACTCGGCCGGCAAAGCGATTTCGCTACAGTTTCTTCCGCTCGATACAGCCGGCGTTATCGACCCCGTCAACGGCGTGTGGGTGCTTCTCTCGGTAGGCATGTCGAACTGCACGCAAGAGTTCACGACTTTTATGGCGGGCCTCGTTGGCGATACAACCTTGCATCCGAGACTTCGCATCGTCGACGGTGCGCAGGGCGGGCAGACTGCATTCAAAATTCAGCATGATACGGCATCCTTCTGGAACAACATCGATACCAAGCTGGCGACAGCGGGATTCACGCGCAAACAGGTGCAGGCAATCTGGTTCAAAGAAGCTGATGCCAGTCCTTCGGCGGCATTTCCGGTGCACGCGAACATACTTCGTGATGAGTTTGTTAAGATCGCGCAGGTGATCAAGTCCAAGTTTCCTAATTCCAAACAGTTGTTTGCATCTTCGCGAACTTACGCCGGGTACGCCTCGACTGGGCTGAACCCCGAGCCTTATGCCTATGAATCCGCGTTTGCTGTGCGTTGGCTGATCGAGGCGCAAATCAGCGGCAATGATTCAGTCAACTTTGATCCGGCGCTGGGTGTAGTGAATTCTCCGTGGTTGGCTTGGGGACCCTATCTGTGGGCCGATGGAGTTGTTCCGCGGGCTCTCGATTCGCTGCAGTGGTTCTGTTCCGATTTTATCACTGTCGATGGGACCCATCCCGACACAAGTGGCAGAGCAAAGGTGGCGAACCTTCTTGAGCAGTACTTCAAGACGAGCGACTATTCCAAAGTTTGGTTCTTGAAGGGTCCAGTCGCGGTAGTAGGGGATGCGGACGGAAACGGACAGCTGACAATCTCTGATGCCGTATATCTAATCAACTACGTTTTCTCTGGCGGACCGTCTCCAGATCCGATTGACCTCGGCGACGCCGACTGCACAAGAACAGTGACGATATCGGACGCTGTCTATTTAATCAGATACATCTTCGCTGGAGGTCCCGCGCCGTGTAGGCGGTGA
- a CDS encoding SRPBCC family protein, which produces MPPTNTQTVTIEATVNAPIDKVWNYWTAPKHITQWNAASSDWHSPRAENDLKVGGRFNIRMEAKDGSFGFDFEGVYDIVISNKQIAYTMSDGRKVDTTFTANANSTKIVTVFDAESENPIDMQREGWQAILNNFKKYTESN; this is translated from the coding sequence ATGCCGCCAACCAACACCCAAACCGTCACCATCGAAGCTACCGTCAACGCGCCAATCGACAAAGTCTGGAACTACTGGACCGCACCCAAGCACATTACACAATGGAACGCCGCCTCGTCTGACTGGCATTCACCCCGCGCCGAAAACGATCTCAAGGTCGGCGGCCGATTCAATATCCGCATGGAAGCCAAAGACGGAAGCTTCGGTTTTGACTTTGAGGGAGTCTATGACATCGTCATCTCCAACAAACAGATCGCCTATACCATGTCTGACGGTCGCAAAGTCGACACCACTTTCACAGCGAACGCCAACTCCACCAAAATCGTAACGGTCTTCGATGCCGAATCCGAGAACCCTATCGATATGCAGCGCGAGGGCTGGCAGGCAATCCTGAACAACTTCAAAAAGTACACGGAATCAAATTAA
- a CDS encoding dockerin type I repeat-containing protein yields the protein MKSKLLLALVAVFLSLPLITAFGECDVDPGVRDTVRIGKVVIHEVVPGQFIDMPVYVYADEDLGAVSLGFKWSSPNIRYASVSLSQEVIDMGFTILWHRKDTLKNIIGVGTINFSGGAIPASSTARLIFTIRFMTKTGAVPSLITIDSTFFGVAGLFTLIPAGGGTADGICPEYVHSAFDISLGLVPGDADGSGTVSITDVVFLVNYIFSDGPSPTPLLSGDADCGGTINISDAVYLVRYIFGEGAAPCE from the coding sequence ATGAAAAGCAAACTGCTTCTGGCATTGGTTGCCGTTTTTCTTTCGCTGCCGCTGATTACTGCGTTTGGTGAATGCGATGTAGATCCTGGTGTAAGAGACACTGTCCGAATAGGGAAAGTTGTCATTCATGAAGTGGTCCCGGGGCAATTTATCGATATGCCGGTTTATGTATATGCTGATGAAGATTTAGGTGCAGTATCCCTTGGGTTCAAATGGAGCAGTCCCAATATTCGTTACGCCTCTGTTTCACTGAGTCAAGAAGTAATCGACATGGGCTTTACAATACTTTGGCACCGAAAAGACACATTGAAGAACATAATCGGTGTCGGGACTATCAACTTTTCAGGTGGCGCAATTCCCGCGAGTAGTACAGCAAGGCTGATATTCACGATTAGATTCATGACCAAGACCGGTGCTGTGCCGAGCCTGATCACAATTGATTCTACTTTCTTCGGGGTGGCTGGATTGTTTACACTAATTCCGGCCGGTGGTGGAACAGCCGATGGTATTTGCCCGGAGTACGTACATTCGGCTTTTGATATCTCTCTCGGTTTAGTACCCGGAGATGCGGACGGCAGCGGAACAGTCAGTATTACAGACGTTGTGTTTCTGGTTAACTACATCTTCTCAGATGGTCCGTCCCCTACTCCACTTTTGTCTGGCGACGCCGACTGCGGTGGCACAATCAACATTTCGGATGCGGTGTATTTGGTTCGCTACATCTTCGGAGAAGGGGCAGCGCCGTGCGAGTAG
- a CDS encoding DUF1211 domain-containing protein has protein sequence MKSSRLEAFSDGVLAIIITIMVLELKAPHSADIDALRPLVPSLLTYLLSFIYIGIYWNNHHHLLHATPRVNGAIMWANLNLLFWLSLVPFFTAWLGENHSAPWPAALYGGVLLMAAISYTILQATIVAHLGSDSKLAQSLGSDLKGRLSILLYIAGIGLAWLHPTISDLLYIGVALMWVIPDRRARVAAEE, from the coding sequence ATGAAGTCAAGTCGACTCGAAGCATTCAGCGATGGCGTATTGGCCATTATCATTACCATCATGGTTCTTGAGCTCAAGGCACCACACAGCGCCGATATCGATGCGCTGCGGCCTTTGGTGCCATCCCTTTTGACCTATTTGTTAAGTTTCATCTACATCGGCATCTACTGGAATAACCATCATCATTTGCTTCATGCAACTCCGCGAGTCAATGGAGCGATTATGTGGGCGAATTTGAATCTGCTGTTTTGGCTTTCACTGGTGCCGTTCTTTACAGCCTGGCTGGGTGAAAACCACAGCGCTCCGTGGCCGGCTGCACTTTATGGCGGTGTATTGCTGATGGCGGCGATTTCGTACACAATCCTGCAGGCCACGATCGTTGCCCATTTGGGCAGCGATTCCAAGCTGGCGCAATCTCTGGGTTCCGACCTCAAGGGCAGGCTCTCGATTTTGTTGTATATTGCGGGAATTGGATTAGCCTGGCTCCATCCGACAATATCTGACCTTCTATATATCGGCGTTGCTTTGATGTGGGTGATTCCGGATCGACGGGCGCGTGTTGCTGCAGAGGAATAA
- a CDS encoding ester cyclase, producing MSMKFLLATTAALLLLTVSGFAQKADNSIDAKIKKYVNVWDEIINKGKLELFNDSNFTPNVVIHTAPQDVVGLKAARDYYANYVTGFSNIKFTVKDCFGQGNKIAKHWAFEGIHTGVFFGIPATGKTIKLEGVTLVRMEGDKIAEEQDFFDNLEFMQQLGLIPR from the coding sequence ATGTCTATGAAATTCTTGCTGGCGACAACCGCCGCACTCCTGCTTCTGACCGTGTCCGGCTTTGCGCAAAAGGCCGACAATTCCATCGATGCCAAAATCAAGAAGTATGTCAATGTCTGGGACGAGATTATCAACAAGGGAAAACTCGAGCTCTTCAATGACTCAAACTTCACACCAAATGTCGTGATTCATACAGCTCCGCAAGACGTCGTCGGTCTGAAAGCAGCCAGAGATTATTACGCCAACTACGTGACGGGCTTTTCCAACATCAAGTTCACTGTAAAGGACTGCTTCGGCCAGGGCAACAAGATCGCCAAGCATTGGGCGTTCGAAGGCATCCACACCGGTGTATTCTTCGGCATACCAGCCACCGGCAAAACCATCAAACTCGAAGGCGTCACGCTCGTCCGTATGGAAGGCGACAAAATTGCCGAAGAGCAGGACTTCTTCGACAACCTCGAATTCATGCAGCAATTGGGATTGATACCGAGATAA
- a CDS encoding RidA family protein produces MPKEYINPPTLFQSQQFGFSQIVTSSGGKTVYISGQTAWDVQQHVGEEHDLAGQTLGALRNLEIAVQAAGGKIEDVVSLRIYIVGQWIHNSRGVREGLLAFFPEDKLPTSTWIGVPALASPDFLIEIEAIAVIE; encoded by the coding sequence ATGCCCAAAGAATACATCAACCCGCCCACACTGTTCCAGAGCCAGCAGTTCGGCTTTTCGCAAATAGTCACCAGCAGCGGCGGCAAAACCGTCTATATCTCCGGCCAAACCGCCTGGGACGTTCAGCAGCACGTCGGCGAAGAGCACGATCTTGCCGGCCAAACCCTCGGCGCGCTTCGCAACCTCGAAATCGCAGTTCAGGCCGCCGGCGGCAAGATCGAGGACGTCGTCTCTTTACGCATCTACATCGTTGGCCAGTGGATCCACAATTCGCGCGGCGTCCGTGAGGGTTTACTCGCATTCTTCCCGGAAGACAAACTGCCGACTAGCACCTGGATTGGCGTGCCGGCATTGGCGAGCCCCGACTTCCTGATCGAAATCGAAGCAATCGCGGTCATCGAGTGA